In Marasmius oreades isolate 03SP1 chromosome 1, whole genome shotgun sequence, one DNA window encodes the following:
- a CDS encoding uncharacterized protein (CAZy:GH5), whose translation MKNAGVKVLRTWGFNAINGSELEYAHKSGLTYYQVWNSSEWVINNGAQGLQRLDYVVETAAKNNIKIILALTNNWVGYGGMELYINWIAGSGNTHDIFYTDRRIQVSYQRYVKTIVERYKDSSAIFAWELMNEARCLGDLSGGPACVPGSQTLSKWYREQSDFVRSLDPYHMITTGGEGHFYWKDPKFASDYNFNGQAGENFDLDLTFPNIDFGTYHLYPQSWYASQDFPGSNFSSVQWGIDWITFHAEAARQVGKPVILEEFGMSGLENKTTAYPAWVQRALDTKIGG comes from the exons ATGAAAAATGCAGGGGTGAAAGTCCTGAGAACTTGG GGATTCAATGCGATCAACGGTAGCGAATTGGAATACGCGCACAAGTCAGGCCTCACGTACTACCAG GTTTGGAATAGTAGCGAATGGGTCATCAACAATGGCGCTCAGGGACTGCAGCGCCTCGACTACGTCGTCGAGACCGCCGCTAAAAACAACATCAAGATCATTTTAGCACTTACCAACAATTG GGTTGGCTATGGC GGAATGGAGCTCTACATCAACTGGATTGCGGGGTCAGGAAACACTCACGACATCTTCTACACTGATCGAAGAATACAAGTGTCCTACC AACGATATGTGAAAACGATAGTCGAACGTTACAAAGACTCCTCTGCTATCTTTGCTTGGGAGCTCATGAACGAGGCCAGGTGCCTAGGCGATCTTTCTGGTGGACCAGCGTGTGTGCCAGGCTCGCAAACACTGAGCAAATGGTACCGCGAGCAGTCGGATTTCGTACGCAGCTT GGACCCATATCATATG ATCACGACTGGAGGGGAAGGACATTTTTATTGGAAAGACCC AAAGTTCGCGTCTGACTATAATTTTAATGGACAAG CTGGAGAAAACTTCGATCTGGACTTGACATTCCCTAACATCGATTTTGGAACTTAC CATCTATATCCCCAGTCTTG GTACGCGTCCCAG GATTTTCCAGGTTCCAATTTCTCATCTGTGCAATGGGGCATCGACTGGATCACATTTCACGCGGAGG CCGCCAGACAGGTAGGAAAGCCTGTGATCCTAGAAGAGTTTGGTATGAGTGGATTGG AAAATAAAACCACCGCTTATCCCGCCTGGGTCCAGCGTGCACTTGATACAAAGATTGG AGGGTAA
- a CDS encoding uncharacterized protein (CAZy:GH5) translates to MLFNLSLFLAGLIQASVIKAHTIVPQGFATANGDQFEVDGKPFAFVGANSYWLPLLTTKEDVTNTFEEMKNAGVKVLRTWGFNAINGSELEYAHKSGLTYYQVWNSSEWVINNGAQGLQRLDYVVETAAKNNIKIILALTNNWVGYGGMELYINWIAGSGNTHDIFYTDRRIQVSYQRYVKTIVERYKDSSAIFAWELMNEARCLGDLSGGPACVPGSQTLSKWYREQSDFVRSLDPYHMITTGGEGHFYWKDPKFASDYNFNGQAGENFDLDLTFPNIDFGTYHLYPQSWYASQDFPGSNFSSVQWGIDWITFHAEAARQVGKPVILEEFGMSGLENKTTAYPAWVQRALDTKIGG, encoded by the exons ATGTTGTTCAACCTCTCGCTCTTTCTCGCTGGCCTCATTCAGGCTTCAGTAATCAAAGCCCATACTATAGTTCCTCAGGGCTTCGCGACGGCTAACGGCGATCAATTTGAAGTCGACGGTAAACCATTC GCGTTTGTTGGAGCGAATTCATAT TGGCTACCTTTACTCACTACGAAAGAGGATGTAACAAATACATTTGAAGAGATGAAAAATGCAGGGGTGAAAGTCCTGAGAACTTGG GGATTCAATGCGATCAACGGTAGCGAATTGGAATACGCGCACAAGTCAGGCCTCACGTACTACCAG GTTTGGAATAGTAGCGAATGGGTCATCAACAATGGCGCTCAGGGACTGCAGCGCCTCGACTACGTCGTCGAGACCGCCGCTAAAAACAACATCAAGATCATTTTAGCACTTACCAACAATTG GGTTGGCTATGGC GGAATGGAGCTCTACATCAACTGGATTGCGGGGTCAGGAAACACTCACGACATCTTCTACACTGATCGAAGAATACAAGTGTCCTACC AACGATATGTGAAAACGATAGTCGAACGTTACAAAGACTCCTCTGCTATCTTTGCTTGGGAGCTCATGAACGAGGCCAGGTGCCTAGGCGATCTTTCTGGTGGACCAGCGTGTGTGCCAGGCTCGCAAACACTGAGCAAATGGTACCGCGAGCAGTCGGATTTCGTACGCAGCTT GGACCCATATCATATG ATCACGACTGGAGGGGAAGGACATTTTTATTGGAAAGACCC AAAGTTCGCGTCTGACTATAATTTTAATGGACAAG CTGGAGAAAACTTCGATCTGGACTTGACATTCCCTAACATCGATTTTGGAACTTAC CATCTATATCCCCAGTCTTG GTACGCGTCCCAG GATTTTCCAGGTTCCAATTTCTCATCTGTGCAATGGGGCATCGACTGGATCACATTTCACGCGGAGG CCGCCAGACAGGTAGGAAAGCCTGTGATCCTAGAAGAGTTTGGTATGAGTGGATTGG AAAATAAAACCACCGCTTATCCCGCCTGGGTCCAGCGTGCACTTGATACAAAGATTGG AGGGTAA
- the NPC2 gene encoding Phosphatidylglycerol/phosphatidylinositol transfer protein (BUSCO:EOG09264UJF), giving the protein MLRHSVLALSCLLTLVSAASLQLPFKLDRPVHTTDSWRWEDCGNPETDVIKINDIQVTPDPPQPGKELSVTVNGLARQTITDGAYADVVVKLGLIKLLSKRFDLCTEARNANASIQCPIKDGEHQVTHVVELPKEIPRAKFKVHVDGFTNDDDDMFCVDLLVDFMKIPHLW; this is encoded by the exons ATGCTACGACACTCTGTGCTTGCACTATCATGCCTCCTTACGCTTGTTAGCGCCGCTTCGTTGCAACTCCCCTTCAAGTTGGATAGACCTGTACATACCACTGATAGCTGGAGATGGGAGGATTGTG GAAACCCAGAGACTGACGTTATCAAAATCAATGATATTCAGGTCACTCCAGACCCTCCTCAGCCCGGGAAAGAGCTCTCTGTTACTGTTAATGGTCTTGCCAGACAAACCATCACA GACGGAGCATATGCCGATGTCGTTGTTAAACTCGGTCTAATCAAGTTGCTCTCGAAACGGTTTGATCTCTGTACAGAGGC ACGCAATGCCAATGCGTCCATTCAATGTCCCATTAAAGATGGTGAACATCAAGTAACCCACGTTGTCGAACTCCCTAAAGAGATTCCACGAG CTAAATTCAAAGTGCATGTTGACGGATTCAccaatgatgatgatgatatgTTCTGTGTCGATCTTTTAGTCGACTTCATGAAGATTCCCCACCTTTGGTGA
- a CDS encoding uncharacterized protein (MEROPS:MER0021886), which produces MAAQSMAAALAATLPAASATPVPVAPTYEAIPASMSKVIDVEAEIPLTSVQLDGLVVSKILKHAREASSIANAHGLLLGLDLDGTLEVSNSFPLPYHVADDEDKSSKSVARYQASMLRSLKEVQADDGVVGFYQASSLGAFFSQRLIDTQAIHQEKLRHGGVVVVHDVSQTARGNPHFRAFRLTTSFLDAYKKFNFSATSLASHQLTFSSILEEIPLKIRTNPLLKLFLGELGKPTHSPLSDATPDQATISALPPSFSSLNLNSGSSTKNLEQIAEVLDNYRTEEGNIGYITRVIAREKAKAEAHIAKRKEENSERISKGTFLKLWWQRKVDDHVSKGLAPLPEEDVSFIAIFEMSGSSKVQQAYRLFRIPNEPSRLESMLLLGQLDALAKSLGETSASSLVKLYGTTAGSG; this is translated from the exons ATGGCTGCACAATCGATGGCTGCTGCATTGGCAGCGACGCTTCCTGCAGCATCAGCTACTCCTGTCCCCGTTGCCCCCACATATGAAGCCATCCCCGCCTCAATGTCCAAAGTCATCGACGTCGAGGCTGAAATTCCCTTGACATCTGTCCAGCTAGATGGGCTG GTCGTTTCAAAAATATTGAAACATGCACGAGAAGCATCGTCAATTGCCAATGCTCACGGATTGTTATTAGGCCTCGACTTGGACGGAACCCTTGAAGTTTCAAATTCCTTTCCTCTTCCATATCACGTTGCCGATGATGAAGATAAATCCAGTAAATCTGTAG CTCGCTATCAAGCTTCGATGCTACGATCCTTGAAAGAAGTTCAAGCCGATGATGGAGTTGTGGGGTTTTACCAGGCATCGTCCTTAGGTGCCTTCTTCAGTCAAAGGTTGATTGATACCCAAGCCATTCATCAAGAAAAGCTCAGACACGGCGGGGTCGTTGTGGTGCATG ATGTATCGCAAACTGCAAGGGGCAACCCTCACTTCAGAGCTTTTCGGTTAACCACGTCGTTTTTAGATGCTTACAAGAAATTTAACTTTAGCGCTACGAG CCTTGCGAGTCACCAGCTGACTTTCTCGTCGATActtgaagaaattcctctCAAAATCCGAACGAATCCCTTACTTAAATTATTCCTCGGAGAACTTGGTAAACCAACCCATTCCCCCCTCTCTGACGCCACCCCAGACCAAGCTACCATTTCTGCTCTACCGCCCTCGTTCTCGTCACTTAATCTGAATTCTGGAAGTTCTACGAAAAACCTAGAACAGATAGCAGAGGTTCTCGACAATTACCGGACAGAAG AGGGAAACATTGGATACATCACGCGTGTGATTGCCCGCGAAAAAGCCAAAGCAGAAGCACATATAGCGAAACGGAAAGAGGAAAATTCCGAGCGGATTAGCAAAGGTACGTTTCTGAAACTGTGGTGGCAGAGAAAAGTAGACGATCACGTATCAAAAGGTTTGGCCCCACTGCCCGAAGAAGATGTAAGTTTTATTGCGATCTTCGAAATGAGTGGAAGCTCAAAAGTACAACAGGCGTATCGACTATTCAGGATACCTAACGAGCCCTCAAGGCTGGAGAGTATGCTGCTGCTTGGGCAGCTCGATGCACTTGCCAAGAGTTTAGGAGAGACGTCTGCTAGCAGCCTTGTCAAGCTGTATGGAACAACTGCAGGGTCTGGATAA